CCTCGGCGCGGTAGCGCCTGCCGTCGCACTCCGGGCAGCGCAGGTAGACGTCGGAAAGAAACTGCATCTCGACGCGCTCGAAGCCGTTGCCGCCGCAGACCGGGCAGCGGCCGTTTCCGGAGTTGAAGCTGAAGGTGCCGGCGGTGTAGCCGCGGGCGCGGGCCAGCGGCTCGGCGGCGAAGAGCTCGCGGATGGCGTCGAAGGCGCCGACGTAGCTGACCGGGTTGGAGCGGGCGGTGCGGCCGATGGGCGACTGGTCGACCAGTACCACCTCGCGCAGCCGATCGTGGCCGCGCAGGCCGCGGTGGGCGCCCGGCGTCTCCACCGGTCGTCCCATCTCCTTGCGCAGGGCGTTGTAGAGGATGTCCTGCACCAGCGTGCTCTTGCCGCTGCCGGAGACGCCGGTGACGACCACCAGGCGGTTCAGGGGAATGGCGACGTCGACGTTCTTCAGGTTGTTCTCGGCGGCGCCGAGAATTTCAAGGCACTCCCCCCTTTGGTAAAGGGGGGCCGGGGGGGATTTCGCCTGCACCTGCCGCCGGCCGGTCAGATAGTCGGCGGTCAGCGAGCCCTCCGCCCGCAGCAGTTCCTGCGGCGGACCGAAGAAGACAATTTCGCCGCCGCGCTCCCCCGGTCCGGGACCGAGGTCGAGGAGGCGGTCGGCGGCAAGCATCACCTGGGGGTCGTGCTCGACCACCAGCAGGGAGTTGCCGGCGTCGCGCAGCCGTTGCAGCACGCCGACGACGCGGCCGATGTCGCGCGGGTGCAGGCCGATGGAGGGTTCGTCCAGAACGAAGAGGGTGTTGACCAGCGAGGTGCCGAGGGCCGTGGTCAGGTTGATGCGCTGCACCTCGCCGCCGGAGAGGGTGCGCGACTGGCGGTCGAGGGTCAGGTACCCCAGCCCCACCTCCAGCAGGTAGCGCAGGCGGGAGCGGATGCCGGTAAGGAGCACCTCCCCCGCCTGGTCGAGGGGGGCCGGCAACTTCAGTTCCGCGAAGAAGGCGGCGCCGCGCTCGATCGGCAGGAGCATGACGTCGTGGATCGACAGGCCGGGAAGGGCGGCGACGGCCTCCGCCGACAGCATTTCCGGCGGCCGGAATCGTCGCTCCGGCGGGAGTACGCTGTCCGCCTCTCTCTTCGAACCGAGCCGCCAGAGCAGCGCCTGCGGCTTGAGCCGGGCACCCCGGCAGGCG
Above is a window of Desulfuromonadales bacterium DNA encoding:
- the uvrA gene encoding excinuclease ABC subunit UvrA, translating into MVNQDKDYILIRGARQNNLKGLDLELPLGELIVVTGVSGSGKSSLAFDTVYAEGQRRYVETFSPYARQFLDRMDKPQVDRIEGIPPAIAIDQTNPVRTSRSTVGTMTELNDHLKLLFARAGRLFCQGCGREVRRDTPDSIAEELLAKAAGEEPRALVTFAVAVPENFTVDEIKELLARQGYTRLHREEPGRLEVIQDRLHLAADRRDRLIEAVEAAQRAGHGRLAVYPLEAAGEAGAPWRFSADLHCPDCDLHYGDPVPNLFSFNSPLGACDSCRGFGRVIGVDYNLVVPDPGLSLAGGAVKPWQTESYRECQDDLLAFAGKRGIPVDVPWRQLTPEQQTWVLAGEGSWEAGLWYGVERFFAWLETKAYKMHIRVLLSRYRAYNPCPACRGARLKPQALLWRLGSKREADSVLPPERRFRPPEMLSAEAVAALPGLSIHDVMLLPIERGAAFFAELKLPAPLDQAGEVLLTGIRSRLRYLLEVGLGYLTLDRQSRTLSGGEVQRINLTTALGTSLVNTLFVLDEPSIGLHPRDIGRVVGVLQRLRDAGNSLLVVEHDPQVMLAADRLLDLGPGPGERGGEIVFFGPPQELLRAEGSLTADYLTGRRQVQAKSPPAPLYQRGECLEILGAAENNLKNVDVAIPLNRLVVVTGVSGSGKSTLVQDILYNALRKEMGRPVETPGAHRGLRGHDRLREVVLVDQSPIGRTARSNPVSYVGAFDAIRELFAAEPLARARGYTAGTFSFNSGNGRCPVCGGNGFERVEMQFLSDVYLRCPECDGRRYRAE